A single region of the Aptenodytes patagonicus chromosome 7, bAptPat1.pri.cur, whole genome shotgun sequence genome encodes:
- the MPEG1 gene encoding macrophage-expressed gene 1 protein, whose amino-acid sequence MGWVVWRVLLAWVLVASVRGAEQSQELSSAGFSECKKALKLPSLEVLPGGGWDNLRNLDMGRVINLGYSLCKTTEDGSYIIPDEIFTIPRKQSNLDINSEIIESWKDYQSITSASINLELSLFSSINGKFSYDFHRTKTHQVKDHAVTTRVQVRNLVYTAKIDPGAVLDKGFKKQLLTIASHLENNQTRMADFLAEVLVLNYGTHTITSVDAGASLVQEDQIKATFLKDSWATRSAVTASAGVAFHSIVGVKNEESLDVSSGFTKQYLENRTNSRVESIGGTPFYPGITLKTWQEGIRNQLVALDRSGLPLYFFINPSTLPELPTPTVKKLARRVEMAIRRYYTFNTYPGCTDATSPNFNFHANADDGSCEGAMTNFTFGGVFQECAGLAGPDTSTLCRGLEQRNPLTGAFSCPTTYTPVLLGMQEQEEGHSHLECHKKCILGIFCHRECQDVFWLSRVQFSAYWCAMSGPVAPSLGYLFGGLFSAHSTNSITGAQSCPSGYFPLKLFDELRVCVSQDYEGGGQYAVPFGGFFSCQAGNPLAGQHQDTAEDPHAKSCPPGFSQHLALISDSCQVEYCVQAGIFTGGSLPPARLPPFTRPPTNLPAINTVLVSSGDGDSTWVRDGQSHAWQLAQPEEIQHSVEMVRGRGLTGGEVAGITAAVLAGLATILATVCYSHRRYKARGYRAMGEGDSLAAVSPEDSTVLSMGEGYQQEPEGLMA is encoded by the coding sequence ATGGGCTGGGTGGTGTGGAGGGTCCTGCTCGCCTGGGTGTTGGTGGCTTCGGTGAGAGGGGCTGAGCAGTCCCAGGAGCTGTCCTCTGCGGGGTTTTCGGAGTGCAAGAAGGCCCTGAAGCTCCCAAGTCTGGAAGTCCtgccgggggggggctgggatAACCTCAGGAATTTGGATATGGGCAGAGTTATCAACCTGGGCTATTCGCTGTGCAAGACCACAGAAGATGGATCTTATATCATCCCAGATGAGATCTTCACTATCCCTCGCAAGCAGAGCAACCTGGACATCaactctgagatcatcgagtcctgGAAAGATTACCAAAGCATCACCTCTGCCTCCATCAACCTGGAGCTGTCCCTCTTCTCCTCCATCAATGGCAAGTTCTCCTATGACTTCCACCGAACCAAGACCCACCAAGTGAAAGACCATGCTGTCACCACCCGAGTGCAAGTCAGGAACCTGGTTTACACTGCCAAGATCGACCCAGGGGCAGTCCTGGACAAGGGCTTCAAGAAGCAGCTGCTGACAATTGCCAGCCACCTGGAGAACAACCAGACGCGGATGGCTGATTTTCTGGCCGAGGTGCTGGTGCTTAACTATGGCACCCACACCATCACCTCCGTGGATGCTGGAGCCAGCTTGGTGCAGGAGGATCAGATCAAGGCAACCTTCCTGAAGGACAGCTGGGCCACACGGAGCGCTGTCACCGCCTCAGCCGGCGTGGCCTTCCACAGCATCGTCGGTGTGAAAAATGAGGAGTCCCTGGATGTCAGCTCTGGCTTCACTAAGCAGTATCTGGAGAACCGCACCAACTCCAGGGTAGAGAGCATCGGTGGGACGCCCTTTTACCCAGGCATCACCCTCAAGACCTGGCAGGAGGGGATCAGAAACCAGCTGGTGGCTCTTGACCGCTCAGGGCTGCCCCTGTACTTCTTCATtaaccccagcaccctgccagagctgcccaCCCCCACAGTGAAGAAGCTGGCCAGGCGAGTGGAGATGGCTATCCGCCGCTACTACACCTTCAACACCTACCCGGGCTGCACCGATGCCACCTCGCCCAACTTCAACTTCCATGCCAATGCCGATGATGGCTCCTGTGAGGGTGCCATGACCAACTTCACCTTCGGGGGAGTCTTCCAGGAGTGTGCTGGGCTGGCTGGCCCCGACACCAGCACGCTGTGCCgggggctggagcagaggaacCCCCTCACTGGGGCTTTCTCCTGCCCCACCACCTACACTCCAGTGCTGCTGGGCATGCAGGAACAGGAGGAAGGCCACAGCCATCTGGAGTGCCACAAGAAGTGCATCCTGGGCATCTTCTGCCACCGCGAGTGCCAGGATGTCTTCTGGCTTTCACGGGTGCAATTCAGTGCCTACTGGTGTGCAATGAGCGGGCCAGTGGCCCCGAGCTTGGGATACCTCTTTGGGGGGCTGTTCAGCGCTCACAGCACCAACTCTATCACTGGTGCCCAGTCCTGCCCCTCAGGGTACTTCCCACTGAAGCTCTTTGATGAGCTCAGGGTGTGCGTGAGCCAGGATTACGAGGGGGGAGGCCAGTATGCGGTGCCCTTTGGGGGCTTCTTCAGCTGCCAGGCAGGGAACCCCTTGGCAGGGCAGCATCAGGACACCGCCGAAGACCCCCATGCCAAGAGCTGCCCCCCAGGCTTCAGCCAGCACTTGGCGCTCATCAGCGATAGCTGCCAggtggagtactgtgtccaggcTGGCATCTTCACAGGGGGCTCGCTGCCGCCTGCCCGCCTGCCACCCTTCACCCGGCCCCCCACCAACCTGCCGGCCATCAACACCGTGCTGGTAAgcagcggggatggggacagcaccTGGGTCAGGGATGGGCAGAGCCACGCATGGCAGCTGGCCCAGCCAGAAGAGATCCAGCACTCAGTGGAGATGGTGAGGGGCCGGGGGCTGACAGGGGGCGAGGTGGCTGGCATCACTGCGGCGGTCCTGGCGGGGCTGGCCACCATCCTGGCGACAGTCTGCTACAGCCACCGGAGGTACAAGGCGAGGGGGTACCGCGCGATGGGCGAAGGGGACAGTCTGGCCGCCGTGAGCCCCGAGGATAGCACTGTGCTCAGCATGGGTGAGGGGTACCAGCAAGAGCCAGAGGGGCTGATGGCATGA